DNA from Leptospira bandrabouensis:
ATTATCGTGATGAGTTTCGACTCCTTTTGGAGGCGGGGATCAAACCTCTTGTCACTCTTCATCATTTTTCTTGCCCGGAATGGTTTCAGAAAAAGGGAGGATGGTTGGGAAAAGATGCGGTGAAGGAATTCCTAAACTTTGTTGAATTTTCTGTTAAGCAGTTTGGTGATCTTGTTTCGGAGTGGTGTACAATCAACGAACCAAATGTATTTGCTAATGATAGTTATGTGGATGGTAAATATCCTCCGGGAAGTCATGGAGATATACCCGCATATTTAAAAGTGACTCGCCGACTTATCCTTGCTCACCTGAAGTCATATCAACTCATTCATAAAATCCGAAAGGAATCTGGTTTTGCTAATCCAACTAAGGTTGGTTTTGCGCACCATCTTGCCATTTTTTCTCCTCTAACTTCTCACCCCTTGGCACGTCTCGGTTGTTTTCTAAGCGATTTTCTTTTTCACGAAATTCAAATTAAAGGTTTTGTGGAAGGGAAGTTATCTTTTCCCATTGGATTTGGTCATCCAGAAGGTAAAGGTATATTTTGCGATTTTATTGGAATCAATTATTATTCTCGCCATCTTTTTAAAGCAAGTTACAACCCGGGAAATTTATTTGCTACACCCATGGTAGACCCCAATTGTCCTGAATCTCAGAAAAATGATTTAGGTTGGGAAATTTATCCGAAAGGACTTTCTAAAGTTTGCCATCGGATTTGGGACGAGTACAAACTTCCCATTTATATTACGGAAAACGGGATCCCCGATGAAAGTGATAACAAAAGGGAAAAGTTTATTAATGACCATTTAGCAGAGATTTGTCGCTTAATTGAGGAAGGTGTATCTGTAGAACGTTATTATTATTGGTCATTTTTAGATAATCTTGAATGGAATGATGGTTATGGACCTAAGTTTGGGCTTGTAGAAGTGGATTATTCCAATATGGATCGGAAAATCCGCAAAAGTGGATTTCATTACGCAGAAATTTGTAAAACTAAAAAATTTGAATTTAATCCCTAATTAAAAATGAAAGTTTTTCTGATTAAGTTTTTTGAATGACATTAGCACCTAACATAATTCAGAAAAACATTCGATTTTGCCTTTATGGATTCATTTACTTTTTAGAATTTTGCTTTAGGAGGTAAGACACAAAGATGATGACGAGTACAGAATCAAAGACGAGAGCAATTCCCGATTTTGTAAGATAAGATTGTCCATAAATTAAATTGAGTAATACAAATGTTGTTTTGCTTATGGAGGAAACAAAAAGGATTAAGTTACGATTTGGTTCGTTGTAGGCACCATACACAAGCATCCCACCTGTCAATGCAATCAAAGCCCCCCAGTTACGCACAATTATATTGGCCAAATCGCCATTCAATGTATCTCCAAAAGTCAACGTGAGCCCGAGTGTTGGGTGTAATGTAGATAGAATCATGGAAAAGGTGATGATACCGGAGCCAAACATAATCCATTTGATATTGGAAAAAATAAAATTCATTTTAAATACCTCGGGGCTAAAAGGAACAGAAACCAGCGGAAATGCGAGAATTTTATTTTTCACTTTGCGCTTTTTATTTCCATCTAACAGTCCGAAGTATTTACTTTTGAAATAGAAACCATTTCGTTCTTTTTTAAGACTAAACACCACAAGTATCTTGTGATGTTTGTTATAATAAAACTTCCTAGAGTCCTTTTGTACAGCGTGCTCGAAAAGAAATGGTATTCGTAGGAGGGTTCACTGCTCCTGCGATTTTATCAACAGAACATTTTTTTACCTGTATGTCATAGGTTGTGGAACTATTTTCAATTACCTTGGCTTCACATAGGACTGCAGGATCATAACCACCACCTCCTGGCATATCAATATTAAATATAAAGCTTGGTCCTTGTGGAGTAAGAAATACATTTTTCGCAGTGAAATCAACCTTGTGTAGATAAAAAAGTGGCAATGTTTGGTCATTACCTGGCACCATAATATTATCTTGACCATTCATATTCAAATCACCTCGGCAAACACTAAGTGCTTTTGTATATTTAGTTTCTCCAACTGTGATGTCGACTGTATTGATTGCAGGTTCTGGTAAATTTTCATCTGTTGGCAAAGTTTGACTTAATAAGATTAAAGAAAGAAAATCTTTCGAATCATCTACTTTATCATTTTTGCTGCATTGCAGAAATACTAAGAGCAATAACGAAATAACGGTTGTTGTAAACTTTGATTTAAATTTATTTTTCAATGTAGATTGTTTAGACAATTGGTTTTCCTCCTGAGAGAATTACGTCACTCAGATTAAATAAGATAATTTAATCATACATGGGTAAAAAAAAATGTCGTCCGGGGACGGGATTCAGGAGAAGAAAATTTATTATTATATGTTTATAAGGTAGGCTTTATGTTTGTCATTTGATTCGCTACGATTTTTTAATGATAGTGGATATAGTTAATCAGTTGTTTTATCAAATTTGTTATTTAGTATTATGGAGAACTAAATTACATACATTTTCTATCTGTATGATTAGGTATATTCCAGTTAATGAATTATATTCTAAAATTCATTTAATGTTTTTTGTTACGATTTTTGTTTAGATAAACAACAATTTCATCTGATTCTGAATGATCATAGTATGTTCTGATGAAATCAAAAATGGATTGGCCATCCTTATCTTTCGAATTTATATCGGCACCATTTTCTACTAATAATTTTACTAAATCTAAATTGAGAGTATGAGATTCTATAAGTATACGAATGATGGACTTACCGGAACGATCTTTTGCGTTTACGTCGGCTCCTTTCTTTATCATGTAACGTATAATGTCTAAATTTGGTTCTTCTTTTATAGTCAAGTACATCAAAGGCGAATATTGATTTTTATCTTTTGCGTTGATATCCACTCCTTTGTCTACGAACAACTGAAGTATCTTGAAGTTAACCTGTTTGCGATTGCAAACAATGGTTAAGGCCGTACTATTGCCATTCGAATTTTGTAAATTTAAATTATGGTCTATCATGAGTTTAATTAGGTCGTATTGGTTGTTAACAATTGCGCCTTGTACCACAGGTCTTCCGAAGTAATTCACAACATTAACATCCGCATGATTCTCTATCAAAAAACGCGCTATATTGATTCGATTATTATCTAATGCGTAAAATAATGCGGTTTCCCCATTTTTATCCCGCTCTTCTAAATTTACACCCGTTGAAACCAGATTTTTGATTTTTTCCTTATCAGAACGAATTACTGCTTTGTGCAATTCGGGTAGACTTTGGAATTCAAGGTGGTCGTCGACTTTGTTACCAATACTTTGGTAACCTTTCTTAACTGCGTCGATGACGAGAACAGGAGAAAGGATGATATAATGATACCACTCTAATTTAACCATATCTTTGTTTTGGCTAAAAATTGAATTAGGAATAATGCAGAAGAGTAGTATTCCTAATCCGAATCGAAAACTTTTAAATGGTAGCAGTTTTGAAAACATTGAACTTTTAAAATTGATCAAAGTGAGTTTGTGGATTGAATAAGTTCGCAATTTTATCTTTTATTTTCGAAAAAATTTTGCCGAAGAAAGTTCCTACTAAAAATAATCCTATGCTGATGAGTATATTTCTCAAAGGCTCATACCATAATTCATAAAAGGAATCAATAATAGCATAATCAGGTTGGTATTCAGAAAGATATAAGGGAACTGATTGTCCGATCTTGTATTGATTGCCAACTTCGCCTATAATTTTGCCATGAATTTCATAAGTTTCTCCATTCAATTGGTATTTGATAATTGGTTTTAGGATGTAGTGCGTTGTCCCATAACGTTTGTTACCTGTTCTTGTAGAATAATCTGTTTCTTGATAAGAAGATACAACTTTACCAAAGATTTTGGTCCCAGATCGAATGGTAATGATTTTACCTAAACTTGCATAAATCGAAGTAAAGAAGAGGTACAGTGCAAATAATTGTAATATGCGCGAGAGGATTCTAATTTTCATTCAAGAGACTCATCAAAATGGAAACAATTTCCGCTTTCAATCAAAAAAAACAATTTTGATCATACAAAAATACTTGAGACTATTTGCTACAGATCGTAGGATTTCGAACGTGCCCCTAGTCATTTTATTTTTCTTTATTTTTTCTTGTTCTGAGCCTATATCGGAAAATCGGTATCAACCAGAATCCTTACCTTCTGAGGAATCAATCAAGGAAACACTTTCATCAGAAATTTATATGAACCGATTAAATGAGAAAGCGAAGAACCTTGGATTTACATTACAAGAGTGGAAGGAAACTGAGAAAAAACTTGTTTCCGAATTAGACATCAATCATTACTGGAGTTCAGAAAAAAAACAGTTACGAAGTTCGTTACATGATACAGATGCAGTTGATCGATTGCGCGAAATGATTCGCATACGTATTGTTTGGAGTCGTATCTTTCAAAAATCTAATATAAGTATAAAACAAAAACCTTTTGACCAATCAAAGCCAAGTTTACTATCAAAAATAAATAGTAAGTCCTCACCTCAATTTGGCCAACCCAATTCGAAATGGGTGATCATTGAATGGAGTGATTATTTATGTGGCTTTTGCAAGGAAACTTTTCCCCATACAAAAAATATACTTTCGAAATACAAAAATCAGATTTGGTATATCCATAAAGATTTTCCATTGGATGGTGAATCAAACCAAAGTTTAGCACCACTCATTGTGTCACGTTGTTTGTGGGATAGAGACCCAGCTCATTTTTCAGATCATATGCAAAAACTGTATGTTCATGCGAAAACAATGATCAAATCAGAAGATCCGATACCTAACCAATCTAGTGTTTGGTCTGAATGTGATTCACAAAGTGTAAGAAAAAAATACCTAGACTTAGTAAAAAAGGATTGGGAAGAAGCAAAAAAACTTGGAGTCACTGCAATCCCTACATTCTGGGTGAATGGTCGTTGGATCGTTGGTGCGCTGAATGCTGAATCTTGGGAAAGAGTATTGAAAGATACAAGAAGTCCTTAAAAATTTCTTGCCTTCCTGGTTTAATGCGTTCTCCTTGATCCACATTTTGTAAGGACAGATTATGAAACTTAAATCAGCCTTGTTTC
Protein-coding regions in this window:
- a CDS encoding glycoside hydrolase family 1 protein, producing the protein MAKHIELPKDLLLGSATAATQIEGGDTNNNWYHWSLAGKVGNEESSITGADHYARYVEDVKLLSKLNQECYRMSIEWSRIQPSEGEWSADTVEHYRDEFRLLLEAGIKPLVTLHHFSCPEWFQKKGGWLGKDAVKEFLNFVEFSVKQFGDLVSEWCTINEPNVFANDSYVDGKYPPGSHGDIPAYLKVTRRLILAHLKSYQLIHKIRKESGFANPTKVGFAHHLAIFSPLTSHPLARLGCFLSDFLFHEIQIKGFVEGKLSFPIGFGHPEGKGIFCDFIGINYYSRHLFKASYNPGNLFATPMVDPNCPESQKNDLGWEIYPKGLSKVCHRIWDEYKLPIYITENGIPDESDNKREKFINDHLAEICRLIEEGVSVERYYYWSFLDNLEWNDGYGPKFGLVEVDYSNMDRKIRKSGFHYAEICKTKKFEFNP
- a CDS encoding ankyrin repeat domain-containing protein, which gives rise to MVKLEWYHYIILSPVLVIDAVKKGYQSIGNKVDDHLEFQSLPELHKAVIRSDKEKIKNLVSTGVNLEERDKNGETALFYALDNNRINIARFLIENHADVNVVNYFGRPVVQGAIVNNQYDLIKLMIDHNLNLQNSNGNSTALTIVCNRKQVNFKILQLFVDKGVDINAKDKNQYSPLMYLTIKEEPNLDIIRYMIKKGADVNAKDRSGKSIIRILIESHTLNLDLVKLLVENGADINSKDKDGQSIFDFIRTYYDHSESDEIVVYLNKNRNKKH
- a CDS encoding DUF3592 domain-containing protein; translated protein: MKIRILSRILQLFALYLFFTSIYASLGKIITIRSGTKIFGKVVSSYQETDYSTRTGNKRYGTTHYILKPIIKYQLNGETYEIHGKIIGEVGNQYKIGQSVPLYLSEYQPDYAIIDSFYELWYEPLRNILISIGLFLVGTFFGKIFSKIKDKIANLFNPQTHFDQF
- a CDS encoding thioredoxin domain-containing protein yields the protein MPLVILFFFIFSCSEPISENRYQPESLPSEESIKETLSSEIYMNRLNEKAKNLGFTLQEWKETEKKLVSELDINHYWSSEKKQLRSSLHDTDAVDRLREMIRIRIVWSRIFQKSNISIKQKPFDQSKPSLLSKINSKSSPQFGQPNSKWVIIEWSDYLCGFCKETFPHTKNILSKYKNQIWYIHKDFPLDGESNQSLAPLIVSRCLWDRDPAHFSDHMQKLYVHAKTMIKSEDPIPNQSSVWSECDSQSVRKKYLDLVKKDWEEAKKLGVTAIPTFWVNGRWIVGALNAESWERVLKDTRSP